TAAAAAAGCAACTGACGCAACCTTCAAGAATTTAAAACTAGATCAAGTAACAGTAACAGGAAAAGATAATGTAGGAGCATTATTAGGCTCAGGGAAAGAAGTAGTAATAGAAAATGTAAATGTTGAGGAAACGGGAAAAATAACAGGAAATGATTATGTAGGAGGACTAGTAGGAAGCTTAGAAGGAAGCATAAATCAAAGTAGTAGTAAAGTAGAAGCATCAGGAAATAACTATGTAGGAGGATTAACAGGTTATTTAAGTGGAACTGCAAGAGAGTGCTATGCAGAGGGAAAAGTAGCAGGTACTAATGAAATAGGAGGATTAATAGGAAGGATATACAATACATATACAATAGTAAAAAACAGCTATGCATTAGGAGAAGTAGAAGGTAGTGAGTTTACAGGAGGACTAGCAGGATACGTACAAGGAAATGACCAGAAAGCATACGTTACAAATTGCTATAGTGCGAGCAAAAGCAAAGTACCGCTTATAGGATATACAGCAGCTATCAAAGTAACAGAGAGTTATTATGACGGGATAGCATCTAGATATGAACCGCAGAAAAGTACAGATGTAGCCTTATTAACAAGTGACATGACACAACAAGCAAAGTTTGACTCATGGGATTTTGATACTATTTGGAATATAGAAGAAGGAACAAGTTATCCATATTTAAGAAATGTAGAAGAAAGTAATAAAGTAAGGGATGGCTTACCAACAGGAGAAGTAGCAGGAGGAAAAGGAACATTAGCAAATCCTTACCTAATAAGAACACAGGAACAATTAGATAATATAAGGTACAGCTTAGGAAGCAGTTATAAATTAGAAAACGATATAGATATGCAAAGAAAGCAGTGGATACCAATAGGAATGAAAGTACCATTCACAGGAACTCTAGACGGGAATGGATATTATATAAAGAACTATGTAATAAAAGGAGAAGGAATAGATAATCAAGGGTTATTTGGAATGGCTAACAAAGCGACGTTTAAGAATATAAATCTAGAATTAGTAACAGTGACAGGAAAAGATTACGTAGGAGCATTACTAGGTTTAGGAAAAGAAGTAATTATAGAAAATGTAGATGTTAAGGAAATTGGAAAAATTACAGGAAATGATTATGTAGGAGGGCTAGTAGGAAGCTTAGAAGGAAGCATAAATCAAAGTAGTAGTAAAGTAGATGTATCAGGAAATAACTATGTAGGAGGATTAACAGGTTATTTAAGTGGAACTGCAAGAGAGTGTTATGCAGAGGGAAAAATAGCAGGTACTAAAGAAGTAGGAGGATTAATAGGAAGGATATACAACACACATACAATAGTAGAAAACTGCTATGCATTAGGAGAAGTAGAAGGTAGTGAGTTTACAGGAGGACTAGCAGGATACGTACAAGGAAATGACCAGAAAGCATACATTACAAATTGCTATAGTGGGAGCAAAAGCAAAGTACCGCTTATAGGATATACAGCAGCTATCAAAGTAACAAATAGTTATTATGACGGGATAGCATCTAGATATGAACCGCAAAAAAGTACAGATATAGCCTTATTAACAAGTGACATGACACAACAAGCAAAATTTGACTCATGGGATTTTGATACTATTTGGAATATAGAAGAAGGAGGAAGCTATCCATACTTGAGAAATGTAAAAGAAAGCAGTAAAGTAAGGGATGGCTTACCAACAGGAGAAGTAGCAGGAGGAAAAGGAACATTAGCAAATCCTTACCTAATAAGAACACAGGAACAATTAGATAATATAAGGTACAGCTTAGGAAGCAGTTATAAATTAGAAAACGATATAGACATGCAAAGAAATCAGTGGATACCAATAGGAATGAAAGTACCATTCACAGGAACTATAGACGGAAATGGATATTATATAAAGAACTATGTAATACAAGGAGAAGGAATAGACAATCAAGGATTATTTAGCCAAGCAACTAATGCAGTTTTTAAGGATTTAAAGCTAGATCAAGTAACAGTAACAGGAAATGATAATGTAGGAGCATTATTAGGCTCAGGAAAAGATGTAATAATAAAATATGTAAATATTGATGAAATGGGAAAAATAACAGGAAATGATAGCGTAGGAGGACTAGTAGGGAGCTTAGAAGGAAGTATAAGTCAAAGTAGTAGTAAAGTAGAAGTAGCAGGATATAACTATATAGGAGGATTACTAGGATATCTAAGTGGAACTGTAAGAGAGTGCTATGCAGAAGGAAAAGTAGTAGGTAATAAACAATTAGGAGGTTTAATAGGAAGGATATACAAGACACAGACATTAGTAGAAAACAGCTATGCATTAGGAGAAGTAGAAGGGAAAAATTTCGCAGGAGGACTCGTAGGATACGTACATGGATACATGAACGATGATCAGAATAAAGACAAAGAACAAGAAGCAGACATAAAAAAAGTCAAAGAAAATCATAATGACAAAAATTCTAAAGTAAAAGAGTATAGAGTTAATATTATTAATTGTTATAGTGGGAGTAAAAGCAATGTACCGCTTATAGGACATATAGTGACTAGTAAAGTAACAAATAGTTATTTTGACTTTACTTTATCAGGCATCAAAAAGCCAGAGGAGCAAGCCAAGACAACTCAAGAGATGATGCAGAAGTTAACATTTATAGATTGGGATTTTGTAGATACATGGAAAATTAAAGAAGGAGAGTCCTATCCAACATTAAAATTAATACCTATACCTAGAAATATTAGGGCAGAAGATAGAACAACTAACTCCATAAAAATGAAGTGGGATGCAGTAGAAGCAGTAGTAGGTTATGAAATAGAGGTGGACTCAGTAGTAATAGATAATGGGACAAGTACAACATATAATCATACAGGCTTAAATCCGTCAGAAGAACATATATACAAAGTTAGAGCAAAAGAGGGAAGCTGGAGTGAAGAGGTTCATGAATGGACTTTGCCAGTGGCACCTCAAAATATAAATATGGAGGTTACTCCTACAAAAATAACTATTAACTGGGATCCTGTCAAAGGAGCAACAGGATACGACGTTGAGGTACAAGGAAAGGCAGTAGATAACGGTAAAAGAACAACCTATATCAATACAGAAATTATTCCTAATATGCAATATGTTTTTAGAGTTAGAGCTAAAAATGAAGGTGGCTTTAGTAAATGGAGTGAGTTTTTATCATTAGTTACAATTACAGATATACCAAATAACCTAAGTTCTGAAAATGAAGATACAATAATAAAACTAAACTGGAATGCAGTTGCAGGAGCAGATAGCTACGAAATAGAGATAGACTCAAATGAGATAAAAGAAAGTGCTACTAATTCATATACACATGAAAACTTAACTCCAAGCACTGAACACAGCTATAGAGTAAGGTCGATAAGCAGTGTAGGAGCAAGCGAGTGGAGTCAATTGTATAAAGCTAAAACTAGACCTTTGATACCTCAAAACCTACAGGCAGTAGCAAGTAATAAAAGTATACAATTGTCTTGGGATGAATCAGTAGGAAGTACAGCTTATGAAATAGAGGTGGACGGAGAAATAATAAATACAGGTAGTAGTGCAGAGTACTGTCATAATGATTTACAGCCAAATAGTGAACATACTTATAGAGTAAGAGGTAAAAATGGTGACAGTATTAGTAGATGGAGTGAACTAATCATAGAAAAAACTTTACTTGATGACAATATTAGTCTTACTTATACAAGTACAAGTACCGAGATTGTTGTAAAATGGAACTCTATAATAGGAGCTAAAAGCTATGATATTGAGGTTGATGGTGTAGTAATTCCAAATGCTTTAAACACCCAATATACACATAATAGCTTAGAGCCAAATACAGAGCATAGTTATAGAGTTAGAGCTTGGAATGATGTAGTACCGGGAGAGTGGAGTGAGTTAATAACAGTATCTACTAAGCTAGGAATACCACAAAATATTAAAATTTATTTAGAGAACAGTGCAATTAAGCTAACTTGGGACATAGTTGAAGGTTCAAGTGGCTATGATGTAATGGTTGATGGAAATATCCTTGATATAGGTAATAAAACTGAATATATACATGAAAATCTAGAACCTAACAGCTATCATGTCTATAGAATAAGAGCAAAAAGCGGAAGCTTTTTAGGAGAGTGGAGCGAAGGCGTTACAGCATCTACTTCATTAGGTATTCCATATGGACTTAGATATAAAGCAACTAGCGACAAGATAATAATAAACTGGGAAAATGTGAGGGGAGCAGATGGTTATGATATAAAAGTTGACGGTGATGTAATTAATGTTGGAGATCACCTTAGATATGTGCATGATAATTTAAAGCCTAGTACCACTCACAAATATAGAGTAAGGGCTAAAAATGGTAGTTCAGTAGGTGATTGGAGTAAACTGATAACATGCACAACTGCACCACCTGTACCAACTAATTTGCAAGCCACAGCTACAATAAATGAAATAACTTTGACATGGGATGGATGCGAAGGAGATGAATACTACGAGGTTATAGCTGACGGTGTAGTAATATCGGATATAGAAGATGGAATTTTTATCCATAAAGGATTAAAGGCTAACACGTGGCATTCATATAAAGTAAGAGCAGTTAATGACGGTGGAGTGAGTGAATGGAGTGAAGAATTAAGCAAAAATACTAATCCTGAAATACAGGTAAACCCTGGAAAAGATAATTTGTTTAACTTCGTTGTGGTAGCTCCTGCTAAGAAAAATGTAGAATTTAGACGTATAGTAGTAACATATAACCCTGATGAATTAGAAGTAGTTGATTTATGTGCAATAACACCTGAGTTAAATAAAGAAGCGGGAGTAATAGAAGGAACTAACATAAAGGTTGCGTCTTGTGAAAACGGAGTAATAGAATACATTGTTAAAAATAATAATAAAACCATTGTAAACAGCTTGAAATTCATATCTAAGGTTAATAAGCTTTCAAGGATTGTTTATAGTGTAGATTAAGGGTAGTCTTAAATGGCAAATTTCTTCGTTATTGAAATATTTCCCGACTAATCACGTACTTAAAGTACGCTCATATCCGTGAAAATTTCAATGCCTTGAACTTTACTCATTTTGAAACAACCCTAATGGGGCTAGCCCCTAATTAAGGACAAAGGAGAAATATGATGAATAAACTAAAATTTTCATTGGTATTTTTACTAATAGTATGTATATTGCTAACGCCAATAATAGCACCAACGCAAGTTTTTGCTAAAAGTAGAATTGATATAGTTTTTATAATAGACCGCTCAGGAAGTATGGGTAATGATATTCGCGATGTAAGAAATGAAATAAAGAATTTTACAGATAAACTATCAAGGCAGGGTCTTGCATATAGATTAGGTCTTATATCGTATGAATATTCTCCACGTACCTATAGTTTGACAAGTAGCGTTGACGTTTTTAAGCAAAATCTTTCGAATATTAATGTATCTGGAGGAACAGAGAACGGATTAGATGCAATTATGGAAGCATTAAACACATATACATTTTATGATAATGCCATAAAGTACTTTGTGCTTATAGGTGATGAAACTGTAACAAGTAGAAAAGGATACTCGAACCAAGAAGTTATAAATGAATTAAAGAGAAATGATGTTATCCTTACAGCGGTAGGAGATAGTAGTGTTAGAAGTCAATTTAGAAATTTATCATCATCAACAGGAGGATTATATCTAAGCTTAGGTAGTAACTTTAGTACTAATCTTGAAAAGATTTTTGATCAAATTCAAGCTATTCCTATACTGGATGTAACAAATCCAAGGAATGGACAAATGGTAAGTGATCTAGGAGGGTTGTTCATACCTACAGTCAAGGTATCAGATCCTGATAGTGATACATTAACCCTTAAATATTATATTGATAATAGCAGTCAGCCAAGAGATACAAAAATAATAACAAATACTCAAACACAGCATGTAGTTACATTTGATGCTTTGAATTTATCCAGTATTGGAGAAGGCAAGCATACTCTTAAATTTACAGCAGATGATGGAAGTGATGTAGTTCAAGAGATAATCAATATTACTGTAGATATTGTTTCTCCAAATATAGATAGTTTTAATGTAGTACCTCAGGCAGGTTCGATAATCGTAAGCGGTTCAGCAACAGATACTGCATCAGGTCTGCACGGCACTCCGTACAGATATACAGTAGGAGATAAAATTTCTTCATGGATAAGTAGCAGTACATACAATTGTACAGGACTTACTCCTAATAGTTTATACAATGTAAAGCTTGAGGTTAGAGATAGAGTAGGACATATTTCAGATAAACACCAAAATATATATACTAAAGTTCAAAAACCTAACATAATACTTAACAATGCCACAGAAGAATCAATAACATTTTCAATACAGGATAATAATCCATTATCAACAGAGTACCAAATCAAAATAGGAAACCAATATCTTGATCAATCAGGCAGCTTAACAGCAACAGCTAATTGGATTATTTTATCAGAGAAAATGTTAGAAATAAATGGTTTAAGTAGTAATACTAAATACGGCATAATAGCAACGGCTAAAAATCATGACGGATTACAAGAAATAAGCAATACATTTAATGCTATGACATTGGCACAGCCTCCATTTATTGAGGTCAATAATGAAAGAAAATCAATAGAGTTATCATGGAATCCAGTTCCATATGCATTAGGATACGATATAGAAGTAGATGGAGCGGTAGTTGAAAATGGCACTTTTACAAACTATACTCATAGCGGACTAGATCGCGACACTTTTCATACATATAGAATAAGAGTCAGAAATAGTGGAGGTACAGGAAGATGGAGTAGAATCTATGAAGAATACACTCTCCCATTTCCACCAACAACACCACAAAATATAAAAACTGTTTTATCACAAGAAGAGATAGAAATAAGCTGGGACTCAAGTCTAAGGGTAGAAAATTATGAACTAGAGGTAGATGGTAGCATAGTAAATAACGGTTGTGAAACAACATATATTCATGAAGATTTAGAGCCTGACAGTGAACACAAATATAGAGTCAGAGCAGTAAATAGAGGAGGAGAAAGTGAATGGTCAGAGCTATTAACCGTCGCTAGTCTTCCATATCCTCCAGAAACACCAACTAATATAATAGTCAATAAAACAAAAAATTCCATAACATTAAACTGGGATGAGATGGAAAGAGCAGAGGCATATGAACTAGAGGTTGACGGTTTCATAATAGATAACGGTAAAGAAACTGTTTATGTACATGAGAATTTAGAACCATTATCAGGGCACAGATATAGAATAAGAGCAAAAAACAGGGGCGGAAAGAGTGCATGGACTAGTCAATTAGACATTACCACTCATCCTGAAAAGCCTGATATCCCGGTAAATATAATGGCAACATCAGATGAAACAAGTATTTCAGTTACATGGTACAAGCCACCTCATACAGAGTCATATGACTTAGAAATTGATGGTAGAGTAGTTACAGATATAAAAGAAACTCTATATAAACACTCAGGGCTGACACCTGATACAAAGCATGTGTACAGAGTTAGAGCTAAAAATGTTAGTGGCATGAGTGATTGGAGCAGTCCAGTTACAATGTTTACATTGCCTAAGATAGAAGAAGGAGAGGAAAACTTTGCACTGGCAAATGTAATAGCAGTAGTGACAAACGAAGATATAACATTATCTTGGGATGCAGTTGCTGCCAATGCAAGCTATAAGATAGAGGTAGACGGAGAAATCAAGGACAATGGTGAGGAGACTGTATTTATCCACAGTGGCTTAGAAGCAAATACATTCCACAGCTACAAAATAAAAGTTGTAAAAGAAGATGGTAAAGAAAATTGGTGTGGAGTTTTGACACTATCAACATTACCAAATATTCCAGATGCACCACATAGCTTGACAGGTATACCAACACATAACTCAATAGAGCTTAGATGGGAAAGAATAGACGGAGGAAGTGGATATGACCTTGAGCTTGATGGAGAAACAATAAGTATTAACGATATAAATCAACTAAACTATATCCATGACAATCTAGAGCCGGGAACATCCCATACTTATAGACTAAGAGCAAAGAATATAACAGGAGTAACAGCATGGAGCAGTGCATTAGTGTTAAATACAACAAATCCAATGTACACAATAAATGCCAATGAAGGTATGGAATTTGATTTATCGCTACTAGCAAACAATGTTCAGGACTTTACAGAGCTTAAATTTGTGGTTACATATAACCCTGAGGAGCTTGAAATAATAGACCTTAACAAATATGCAGCAAATAAAAATATTACAAGTGGCAAAATAGAAGGAACTAACATGAATGTACAGCTTTCAAGCGGTAAAATAGAAATCACAGTAGATGAATCACTAGTACCCGGAACATCATGGTCTGGAGAGATAACAGATATTCTTTTTAAGGCTAAGGTAAGCGGAAATATAAACATAAACTTTATTGTTGAATAAAAAGAGGTGAGTAAATGAAGAAAGTAAAATTTGGAAGCATACTGATAGTTTTGGCGCTAGTTGTAGCAATGGTAGGAGATATGTTTTTTGTAAACATGCCTAAAATTGAAGCAAAAGATAATGAAATTGTCATATCAGAAGATGACAAACAAAAAGCAGCTGAAATATCAAATATCACAGGAGCAGATATAAAAGAAATATTAAGTCTTAGAGAAAAAGGAATGAGTTTTAATGAAATAATAAATGAGCTAAAGGAAAACAGCGAAGATTATTTAGTAAAAGATGAGAAAAAAGATGGTTTAGATAAAAATAACAAACTTGCAGAAATGGGATTTGCAGAAAACGAGATAACAGAGGCGAGAATGCTGATAGAAAGAGTTCAGTTTCAGCTTCAAGAAATAATAGGCTTTGATGTAGAAGATGAAATATCTAAAGATGATTATCAAAGAATATTAAAAGGACTTGAGGATAGCGATAGTGTCATATATTACACACTTATGCTAAAAAAAGAATTAAAAAGCTTAGATACTGCGCTAAATGAGTACATTTGTGCAGTCCAGCTTGGGCTTGATATAGATACATATTTTACTGATAAAGAGAAGTATGAAGATAGTAAAAATGAAAAGATGGTGTTATTAGGAAGAGAAAAAATCATAACAATTATGAATATTGAGGATAAGATGTTAAAAGCACTTCAAAATAAAGCAAATTTAGAGAACAAGGAAGAACAAGATGCAAACTTTATACCTGAAATAGGTAGTAAAACAAGTGAAAGTGAAAACATTCATGAGAAACCTATGATAGAGTTACCGTCAGTAAAACCACCAAATCCTCA
This portion of the Abyssisolibacter fermentans genome encodes:
- a CDS encoding fibronectin type III domain-containing protein, with translation MNKLKFSLVFLLIVCILLTPIIAPTQVFAKSRIDIVFIIDRSGSMGNDIRDVRNEIKNFTDKLSRQGLAYRLGLISYEYSPRTYSLTSSVDVFKQNLSNINVSGGTENGLDAIMEALNTYTFYDNAIKYFVLIGDETVTSRKGYSNQEVINELKRNDVILTAVGDSSVRSQFRNLSSSTGGLYLSLGSNFSTNLEKIFDQIQAIPILDVTNPRNGQMVSDLGGLFIPTVKVSDPDSDTLTLKYYIDNSSQPRDTKIITNTQTQHVVTFDALNLSSIGEGKHTLKFTADDGSDVVQEIINITVDIVSPNIDSFNVVPQAGSIIVSGSATDTASGLHGTPYRYTVGDKISSWISSSTYNCTGLTPNSLYNVKLEVRDRVGHISDKHQNIYTKVQKPNIILNNATEESITFSIQDNNPLSTEYQIKIGNQYLDQSGSLTATANWIILSEKMLEINGLSSNTKYGIIATAKNHDGLQEISNTFNAMTLAQPPFIEVNNERKSIELSWNPVPYALGYDIEVDGAVVENGTFTNYTHSGLDRDTFHTYRIRVRNSGGTGRWSRIYEEYTLPFPPTTPQNIKTVLSQEEIEISWDSSLRVENYELEVDGSIVNNGCETTYIHEDLEPDSEHKYRVRAVNRGGESEWSELLTVASLPYPPETPTNIIVNKTKNSITLNWDEMERAEAYELEVDGFIIDNGKETVYVHENLEPLSGHRYRIRAKNRGGKSAWTSQLDITTHPEKPDIPVNIMATSDETSISVTWYKPPHTESYDLEIDGRVVTDIKETLYKHSGLTPDTKHVYRVRAKNVSGMSDWSSPVTMFTLPKIEEGEENFALANVIAVVTNEDITLSWDAVAANASYKIEVDGEIKDNGEETVFIHSGLEANTFHSYKIKVVKEDGKENWCGVLTLSTLPNIPDAPHSLTGIPTHNSIELRWERIDGGSGYDLELDGETISINDINQLNYIHDNLEPGTSHTYRLRAKNITGVTAWSSALVLNTTNPMYTINANEGMEFDLSLLANNVQDFTELKFVVTYNPEELEIIDLNKYAANKNITSGKIEGTNMNVQLSSGKIEITVDESLVPGTSWSGEITDILFKAKVSGNININFIVE
- a CDS encoding fibronectin type III domain-containing protein, yielding MNIGKLLKTNISLVLVFLLVFTSIDSMAFAASDIDTVETEKTTEILEVPVDITKAETEETEIESLKEPEIESLEVPTNISIVPTEDTITIAWSEVDEATSYEIEVDGVATDNGDTSYVHKELEAGTEHSYRIKAKNESSESEWSDVVTQTTLETQVIELLEVPTNISIVATEDTITITWSEVDEATSYEIEVDGEVKDNGASTSYVHKELEAGIEHSYRIRAKNESSESEWSDVVTETTLEIQVIDLLEVPTNISIVATEDTITITWCEVDVATSYEIEVDGVATDNGADTRYIHKELEAGTEHSYRVRAKDESRVSEWSELVTEMTLSTPVLEEPVQNTEMEGLGTAEEPYIILTKDHFLEINNNIIAYYELGNDIDFLGEELTPINEFTGTLDGNGHYIKNYVIKGEGKDNQGLFKKATDATFKNLKLDQVTVTGKDNVGALLGSGKEVVIENVNVEETGKITGNDYVGGLVGSLEGSINQSSSKVEASGNNYVGGLTGYLSGTARECYAEGKVAGTNEIGGLIGRIYNTYTIVKNSYALGEVEGSEFTGGLAGYVQGNDQKAYVTNCYSASKSKVPLIGYTAAIKVTESYYDGIASRYEPQKSTDVALLTSDMTQQAKFDSWDFDTIWNIEEGTSYPYLRNVEESNKVRDGLPTGEVAGGKGTLANPYLIRTQEQLDNIRYSLGSSYKLENDIDMQRKQWIPIGMKVPFTGTLDGNGYYIKNYVIKGEGIDNQGLFGMANKATFKNINLELVTVTGKDYVGALLGLGKEVIIENVDVKEIGKITGNDYVGGLVGSLEGSINQSSSKVDVSGNNYVGGLTGYLSGTARECYAEGKIAGTKEVGGLIGRIYNTHTIVENCYALGEVEGSEFTGGLAGYVQGNDQKAYITNCYSGSKSKVPLIGYTAAIKVTNSYYDGIASRYEPQKSTDIALLTSDMTQQAKFDSWDFDTIWNIEEGGSYPYLRNVKESSKVRDGLPTGEVAGGKGTLANPYLIRTQEQLDNIRYSLGSSYKLENDIDMQRNQWIPIGMKVPFTGTIDGNGYYIKNYVIQGEGIDNQGLFSQATNAVFKDLKLDQVTVTGNDNVGALLGSGKDVIIKYVNIDEMGKITGNDSVGGLVGSLEGSISQSSSKVEVAGYNYIGGLLGYLSGTVRECYAEGKVVGNKQLGGLIGRIYKTQTLVENSYALGEVEGKNFAGGLVGYVHGYMNDDQNKDKEQEADIKKVKENHNDKNSKVKEYRVNIINCYSGSKSNVPLIGHIVTSKVTNSYFDFTLSGIKKPEEQAKTTQEMMQKLTFIDWDFVDTWKIKEGESYPTLKLIPIPRNIRAEDRTTNSIKMKWDAVEAVVGYEIEVDSVVIDNGTSTTYNHTGLNPSEEHIYKVRAKEGSWSEEVHEWTLPVAPQNINMEVTPTKITINWDPVKGATGYDVEVQGKAVDNGKRTTYINTEIIPNMQYVFRVRAKNEGGFSKWSEFLSLVTITDIPNNLSSENEDTIIKLNWNAVAGADSYEIEIDSNEIKESATNSYTHENLTPSTEHSYRVRSISSVGASEWSQLYKAKTRPLIPQNLQAVASNKSIQLSWDESVGSTAYEIEVDGEIINTGSSAEYCHNDLQPNSEHTYRVRGKNGDSISRWSELIIEKTLLDDNISLTYTSTSTEIVVKWNSIIGAKSYDIEVDGVVIPNALNTQYTHNSLEPNTEHSYRVRAWNDVVPGEWSELITVSTKLGIPQNIKIYLENSAIKLTWDIVEGSSGYDVMVDGNILDIGNKTEYIHENLEPNSYHVYRIRAKSGSFLGEWSEGVTASTSLGIPYGLRYKATSDKIIINWENVRGADGYDIKVDGDVINVGDHLRYVHDNLKPSTTHKYRVRAKNGSSVGDWSKLITCTTAPPVPTNLQATATINEITLTWDGCEGDEYYEVIADGVVISDIEDGIFIHKGLKANTWHSYKVRAVNDGGVSEWSEELSKNTNPEIQVNPGKDNLFNFVVVAPAKKNVEFRRIVVTYNPDELEVVDLCAITPELNKEAGVIEGTNIKVASCENGVIEYIVKNNNKTIVNSLKFISKVNKLSRIVYSVD